In the genome of Methylophaga nitratireducenticrescens, one region contains:
- the narH gene encoding nitrate reductase subunit beta, translated as MKVRAQIGMVLNLDKCIGCHTCSVTCKNVWTSREGMEYAWFNNVETKPGIGYPKEWENQEKYNGGWTRKKNGKLVPKQGGKLRILANIFANPDLPEINDYYEPFDFDYQHLHTAKDSKHQPIARPRSLISGKRMEKINWGPNWEEILGTEFEKRKRDKNFDQIQKDIYGQFEQTFMMYLPRLCEHCLNPTCVASCPSGAIYKREEDGIVLIDQDKCRGWRMCVSGCPYKKIYYNWKSGKSEKCIFCYPRIEAGQPTVCSETCVGRIRYLGVLLYDADRIEEAAAVADEQDLYPAQLDIFLDPSDPEVIAAAQKENIPDSWLEAARQSPVYKMAIDWQVALPLHPEYRTLPMVWYIPPLSPIQSAAEAGHVSMNGVIPELESLRIPVRYLANLLTAGDEKPVIRALKRMIAMRAYKREQQVDGVENHSIPEQVGITAEQIEEMYRYMAIANYEDRFVIPTSHAAYAENAYDMKSSCGFSFGNGCSDGNSEANLFGQTKTTQRKVKVIPITISK; from the coding sequence ATGAAAGTACGTGCACAAATCGGCATGGTGCTTAACCTCGATAAATGTATTGGCTGCCATACCTGTTCCGTGACCTGCAAAAACGTCTGGACCAGCCGTGAGGGTATGGAATATGCGTGGTTCAATAATGTGGAAACCAAACCCGGCATTGGCTATCCCAAAGAGTGGGAAAATCAGGAAAAATACAACGGCGGCTGGACACGCAAAAAAAATGGCAAGTTAGTCCCAAAACAAGGGGGTAAATTACGGATCCTAGCTAATATTTTTGCCAATCCTGATCTACCTGAAATTAATGACTACTACGAACCCTTTGATTTTGATTATCAACATTTACATACGGCAAAAGACAGCAAACATCAACCGATAGCCAGACCACGATCACTTATCAGTGGTAAACGTATGGAAAAAATTAACTGGGGCCCGAATTGGGAGGAAATACTCGGCACAGAGTTTGAAAAACGTAAACGCGATAAAAACTTTGATCAAATTCAAAAAGATATATACGGGCAGTTTGAACAGACGTTCATGATGTATTTGCCTCGTCTTTGTGAACACTGTCTTAATCCAACCTGTGTAGCAAGCTGTCCTTCGGGTGCAATTTATAAAAGAGAAGAAGATGGCATAGTTCTTATTGATCAGGATAAATGCCGTGGCTGGCGCATGTGTGTATCAGGTTGTCCCTACAAGAAAATTTATTACAACTGGAAAAGTGGCAAATCTGAAAAATGTATTTTTTGTTATCCACGTATCGAGGCAGGTCAACCTACCGTTTGTTCTGAAACATGTGTTGGGCGTATCCGCTATCTTGGTGTTCTGCTTTATGACGCCGATCGTATAGAAGAAGCGGCAGCTGTCGCAGATGAACAGGACCTTTATCCGGCACAGCTTGATATCTTTTTAGATCCCAGTGATCCAGAAGTGATTGCTGCTGCTCAAAAAGAAAATATTCCTGACAGTTGGCTCGAAGCTGCTCGCCAGTCACCCGTATATAAAATGGCGATTGATTGGCAGGTCGCTTTACCTCTTCATCCGGAATACCGGACGTTGCCTATGGTTTGGTATATACCGCCATTATCTCCAATCCAATCTGCTGCGGAAGCTGGCCATGTATCGATGAATGGAGTGATTCCAGAGCTTGAGTCACTAAGGATACCTGTACGATACCTTGCCAACCTGCTGACTGCCGGAGATGAAAAACCGGTTATTCGTGCATTAAAACGTATGATTGCCATGAGGGCCTACAAACGTGAACAGCAAGTGGATGGTGTCGAAAACCATTCCATACCTGAGCAAGTAGGAATAACGGCTGAACAAATTGAAGAGATGTATCGGTATATGGCTATTGCTAATTATGAAGATCGTTTTGTTATTCCCACGAGCCATGCTGCCTATGCTGAAAATGCCTATGACATGAAAAGTAGTTGTGGTTTCAGTTTTGGTAATGGCTGTAGTGATGGCAACAGTGAGGCTAATTTGTTTGGACAGACCAAGACGACACAACGGAAAGTCAAAGTCATTCCCATCACAATCAGTAAATAA
- a CDS encoding nitrate reductase subunit alpha has product MSHLLDKLRFFKQRSETFSADHGVTTDENREWEKGYRQRWQHDKIVRSTHGVNCTGSCSWKIYVKDGLITWETQQTDYPRTRPDLPNHEPRGCPRGASFSWYIYSANRLKYPKVRQTLLSLWREAKQIHADPVDAWQSIVEDSTKTNSYKTRRGMGGFVRADWDEVNEIIAASNVYTAKTFGPDRISGFSPIPAMSMVSYAAGSRYLSLIGANCLSFYDWYCDLPPSSPQTWGEQTDVPESADWFNSAYLIAWGSNVPQTRTPDAHFFTEVRYKGTKTVAIASDYSECAKLSDIWLSPKQGTDAALAMAFGHVILKEFYVDKQVDYFIDYARRYTDLPLLVKLEPHDSGSFVQGSFLRASDLIDNLGEENNPQWKMVGIDEQTAQLVSPNGSIGYRWGEKGKWNLQQNFGADSKPCQLLLSQKESADDVAEVLFPYFGSKVHDLGYFQHTDHKELQQRKVPVKNITLKDGSTLQVATVFDLMLAHYGVDNELNDQNTARSYEDNIPYTPAWQQQITGVPADRVVQIAREFAETAAKTNGRSMIIVGAGLNHWFNMDMNYRGLINMLILCGCVGQSGGGWAHYVGQEKLRPQTGWLPLAFGLDWSRPPRHMNGTSFFYTHSNQWRYEKLSINEMLSPLADESRWQGSIIDFNTRAERMGWLPSAPQLGRNPLKLTREAEAAGRDPQDYVVDQLRTGKLNFACLEPDSPENFPRNLFIWRSNLLGSSGKGHEYMLRHLLGTRHGLQGKDLGESGQAKPVDVHWQDEAVEGKVDLLVTLDFRMSTTCLYSDIVLPTATWYEKDDLNTSDMHPFIHPLSKAVDPVWQSKSDWDIFKGIAKAFSAACVGHLGVEKDLVTQPLQHDTPAEIAQADGVKMWWKNECELIPGVTAPSMVVVERDYPNTYQRFVSLGPLLEKLGNGGKGISWDTKDEVNFLGKLNYVHQAPGINKGRPRIESAIDATEIILGLAPETNGQVAVKAWAALSEFTGIDHTHLAKNKAEEKIRFRDIQAQPRKIISSPTWSGLEDEHVSYNAGYTNVHELIPWRTLTGRQQFYQDHPWMRDFGEQFVLYKPPMNLKTTTPILNINPNGHKEIVLNWITPHQKWGIHSTYSDNLLMLTLSRGGPIVWMSEIDAKNAGIEDNDWIEVFNVNGALTCRAVVSQRVPQGMSMMYHAQERIVNIPGSEITGGRGGIHNSVTRIVMKPTHMIGGYAQFSYGFNYYGTVGSNRDEFVIVRKMNKVDWLDDEQEERL; this is encoded by the coding sequence ATGAGTCACTTGCTAGATAAACTTCGTTTTTTTAAACAGCGGTCAGAAACTTTTTCAGCGGATCATGGTGTTACAACTGATGAGAACCGTGAATGGGAAAAAGGTTACAGGCAGCGTTGGCAACATGACAAGATTGTCAGATCAACCCATGGAGTGAACTGTACTGGATCATGCAGTTGGAAAATTTATGTTAAAGATGGCTTGATAACATGGGAAACCCAGCAAACGGACTACCCTCGTACCCGCCCAGATCTACCTAATCATGAACCGCGAGGATGCCCTCGTGGCGCAAGCTTCTCCTGGTACATATACAGTGCCAATCGGCTCAAATACCCAAAAGTACGGCAGACACTCTTGTCTTTATGGAGAGAAGCCAAGCAGATTCATGCCGATCCAGTCGATGCCTGGCAATCTATCGTAGAGGACAGTACAAAAACGAACAGCTACAAAACTCGCCGAGGTATGGGTGGCTTTGTTCGAGCTGATTGGGATGAAGTCAACGAAATTATTGCTGCGAGCAATGTTTACACCGCAAAAACTTTCGGTCCAGATCGAATTTCGGGGTTTTCACCTATTCCAGCGATGAGTATGGTCAGTTACGCTGCAGGATCACGTTATCTTTCTCTAATTGGCGCGAACTGTCTTAGCTTTTATGATTGGTATTGCGATTTACCACCCTCATCACCTCAGACTTGGGGTGAACAGACCGATGTACCCGAGTCAGCTGACTGGTTCAATTCAGCTTACCTAATCGCCTGGGGTTCTAATGTTCCGCAAACGCGTACTCCTGACGCACATTTTTTCACTGAGGTCCGTTACAAAGGCACGAAAACAGTTGCTATTGCTTCAGATTACTCAGAATGTGCGAAGTTATCCGATATTTGGCTATCTCCAAAACAAGGTACTGATGCGGCCCTGGCGATGGCTTTTGGCCATGTCATTCTTAAAGAGTTTTATGTAGATAAACAGGTCGATTACTTTATCGATTATGCGCGTCGTTATACCGACTTACCTTTATTAGTAAAGCTGGAACCTCACGACTCGGGAAGCTTCGTTCAAGGATCATTCTTACGCGCCAGCGATCTGATAGATAACTTAGGCGAGGAGAATAATCCGCAATGGAAAATGGTAGGTATTGATGAACAAACGGCTCAGCTGGTATCACCAAATGGCAGTATCGGTTATCGCTGGGGGGAGAAAGGAAAATGGAACCTGCAGCAAAATTTTGGCGCTGATAGTAAGCCATGTCAGCTATTATTGAGCCAGAAAGAATCAGCTGATGATGTCGCCGAAGTGCTGTTTCCATATTTCGGATCAAAGGTACACGATCTCGGTTATTTTCAGCATACCGATCATAAAGAGCTCCAACAGCGAAAAGTACCGGTTAAAAATATCACGTTAAAGGATGGCAGCACTCTCCAGGTTGCTACGGTATTTGATCTGATGCTGGCACATTATGGTGTCGACAATGAGCTCAATGATCAGAATACGGCTCGCAGCTATGAGGATAATATTCCGTACACGCCAGCCTGGCAGCAACAGATTACGGGAGTTCCTGCCGATCGTGTGGTTCAAATTGCGCGTGAATTTGCAGAGACTGCTGCCAAAACCAACGGTCGAAGCATGATTATTGTTGGTGCGGGTTTGAACCATTGGTTCAACATGGATATGAACTATCGTGGCCTTATCAATATGCTTATTTTATGCGGGTGTGTTGGTCAATCTGGCGGAGGTTGGGCACATTATGTTGGGCAGGAAAAGCTACGACCACAAACAGGCTGGCTACCTCTCGCATTTGGGCTTGATTGGAGCCGTCCACCACGCCATATGAACGGCACTTCATTCTTTTATACTCACTCGAATCAGTGGCGTTATGAAAAACTGTCTATCAATGAAATGTTGTCGCCTTTGGCAGATGAGTCCCGCTGGCAAGGGTCGATAATTGATTTCAATACCCGTGCCGAGAGAATGGGGTGGTTACCATCGGCACCTCAATTAGGTCGCAACCCCCTGAAACTTACCCGTGAGGCGGAAGCAGCAGGAAGAGATCCCCAGGATTATGTGGTTGACCAATTGCGTACAGGCAAGCTCAATTTTGCTTGTCTTGAACCAGACAGTCCTGAGAACTTTCCTCGGAATTTATTTATTTGGCGATCCAACCTGTTGGGGTCTTCGGGTAAAGGTCATGAATACATGTTGCGACACCTGCTGGGTACGCGCCATGGTCTACAGGGCAAAGATCTCGGTGAATCTGGTCAAGCTAAACCAGTAGATGTTCATTGGCAGGATGAAGCTGTTGAGGGAAAAGTTGATCTGTTGGTAACACTTGATTTTCGTATGTCTACGACATGTTTGTATTCTGATATTGTGCTGCCAACAGCAACCTGGTACGAAAAAGATGACCTCAATACCTCAGATATGCATCCCTTTATACACCCATTATCTAAAGCCGTGGATCCGGTATGGCAATCAAAAAGTGACTGGGATATTTTTAAAGGCATTGCGAAGGCTTTTTCAGCAGCGTGTGTTGGACATTTAGGCGTTGAGAAAGATTTGGTTACTCAGCCGCTGCAACATGATACACCTGCTGAAATTGCACAGGCCGACGGTGTCAAGATGTGGTGGAAGAATGAATGTGAACTAATACCCGGAGTAACGGCACCGAGTATGGTTGTTGTTGAACGCGATTATCCAAACACCTACCAGCGTTTTGTTTCACTTGGACCACTGCTTGAAAAGTTGGGTAATGGCGGCAAAGGCATCAGTTGGGACACCAAAGATGAAGTTAACTTTCTCGGTAAGCTCAATTATGTTCACCAGGCACCAGGAATCAACAAAGGGCGGCCAAGAATCGAGAGTGCAATCGATGCTACCGAAATCATTTTAGGCCTGGCTCCCGAAACCAACGGCCAGGTGGCAGTAAAAGCTTGGGCAGCATTATCTGAGTTCACCGGAATTGATCACACCCACCTTGCCAAAAACAAAGCAGAGGAAAAGATCCGGTTTCGGGATATTCAGGCGCAGCCTCGTAAGATCATCAGTTCGCCTACCTGGTCTGGACTTGAAGATGAACATGTTTCCTACAATGCTGGCTATACCAATGTACATGAACTAATCCCCTGGCGTACTTTGACTGGTCGACAGCAATTTTATCAGGATCATCCATGGATGCGTGATTTTGGTGAACAATTCGTTTTGTACAAGCCACCGATGAACCTCAAAACGACAACTCCGATTCTTAACATCAATCCCAATGGTCATAAGGAAATTGTGCTGAATTGGATAACCCCGCATCAGAAATGGGGCATTCACTCAACCTATTCAGATAACTTGTTAATGCTGACATTGAGTCGGGGTGGCCCAATCGTGTGGATGAGTGAAATTGATGCAAAAAATGCAGGTATTGAAGACAACGATTGGATTGAAGTTTTCAATGTGAATGGCGCACTCACATGCCGTGCTGTTGTTTCTCAACGTGTTCCTCAAGGTATGAGCATGATGTATCACGCACAGGAGAGAATAGTAAATATTCCGGGCTCAGAAATAACGGGGGGTCGTGGTGGAATCCATAACTCTGTGACTCGTATCGTGATGAAACCAACGCATATGATTGGTGGCTATGCGCAGTTCTCTTATGGTTTCAATTACTACGGTACTGTTGGCTCTAACCGTGATGAGTTTGTCATTGTTAGAAAAATGAACAAAGTCGATTGGCTTGACGATGAGCAGGAGGAGAGATTATGA
- a CDS encoding CbbQ/NirQ/NorQ/GpvN family protein: MTAEFLHKRSVPEVKAEPFYLPSGNEVDIFAQCHAQNLAVMLKGPTGCGKTRLVEHMAWRLGRPLITIPCHDDLAASDLIGRFLIRHDGTQWYDGPLTQAVREGAICYLDEIVEARQDTIVVLHALTDHRRILPIDKTGETVKAATGFQLVVSYNPGYQRMLKDLKPSTRQRFVAMDLDFPSARHELTIIREESGADYSTAHALVSLAHRIRALKDRGLAEVPSTRLLIATALLVEKGIPIREACYAGLISPLSDDESLVGAMRDLVDATFV; this comes from the coding sequence GTGACAGCTGAATTTCTGCATAAACGCTCTGTGCCTGAAGTTAAAGCTGAACCTTTCTATTTGCCATCGGGCAATGAAGTAGACATTTTTGCGCAATGTCATGCACAAAATCTTGCCGTCATGCTTAAAGGCCCGACGGGTTGTGGTAAAACCCGTTTGGTTGAACATATGGCCTGGCGGCTTGGTCGACCACTGATTACCATTCCCTGTCATGACGATTTAGCCGCCAGTGATCTTATTGGCCGGTTTCTGATTCGGCACGATGGAACACAATGGTACGATGGGCCACTAACTCAGGCGGTACGTGAAGGTGCAATCTGCTATCTCGATGAAATCGTTGAGGCCCGACAGGATACTATCGTTGTGTTACATGCATTAACAGATCACAGACGTATTCTTCCGATTGATAAAACGGGTGAAACCGTCAAAGCAGCGACAGGATTTCAGCTGGTGGTTTCCTACAACCCTGGCTATCAACGGATGCTAAAAGATCTTAAACCTTCCACCCGCCAGCGTTTTGTCGCCATGGATCTGGACTTTCCGTCTGCCAGGCATGAACTCACCATTATTCGCGAAGAAAGTGGCGCAGATTATTCGACGGCGCATGCCCTGGTATCACTGGCGCACAGAATTCGTGCCCTTAAAGACCGTGGGCTTGCAGAAGTACCCAGCACTCGGTTGCTGATAGCTACTGCTTTGTTAGTCGAAAAAGGCATTCCAATTCGTGAAGCCTGCTACGCCGGTTTAATTTCACCTTTGTCTGATGATGAATCACTGGTCGGTGCCATGCGTGATCTGGTTGACGCCACTTTTGTATAA
- a CDS encoding nitric oxide reductase activation protein NorD encodes MAEAEELISDAARHATIFVQKFWRKHRTPPEQRQAVTLCDVAARLDLLITAIFGSSYNLRSAQRPSRATLLAMLFRYDREPRRQDPIPATNGSSIWLPPDLEIADSTQATEIYRAMVLQQAIRAHRGGAAYANIERSALQNDVYLLLEAYAADEELVTLLPGITETVNKLRGKALKKRPALATFSDARKPLELFLRRLLKTQCGHPDKDIPLTITPDGSLNNVSEVIRTFQLLPTGVDERYLGPSPLVKDWWTGELRPPSPQHDVIPTAMEQDNGEDLNSTPRSARLSRRPDEREATKEEQNENPESGIWMVQADESHPHAEDPFGLQRPTDRDRDTSADEFGEMVSELANARLVSTPGRPKEVLLSDDPPDARARKELKAAIVEGKGFSYPEWDYREQIYREPGATIRVLSSQEGSQNWVDNTLAAHESMLQSIRKRFEMLQARRVTRRKQLDGDDIDLNAYTDSYADFRAGKYLAEALYQTRRYTDRNMAITLLIDISGSTDSWVSANRRVIDVEREALLLVCVALEGLGEPYSVQAFSGEGPNAVTIRQIKDFDERYNNDIALKISALEPQHYTRTGAAIRHATSGLMHQPAAHRLLLLISDGKPSDKDDYEGRYGVEDMRQSVTESKLQGIHCFCLTIDRQAANYLPRIFGSGGYALLTKPELLSTALLDWMRRLVSA; translated from the coding sequence ATGGCAGAAGCTGAAGAACTCATCTCTGATGCTGCTCGCCATGCGACGATATTTGTACAAAAGTTTTGGCGCAAACATAGAACACCACCAGAGCAAAGACAAGCGGTTACTCTGTGCGATGTTGCAGCACGTCTGGATCTGTTGATAACAGCGATATTCGGCAGCAGTTATAATTTACGTTCAGCGCAACGGCCATCACGGGCCACCTTGCTCGCGATGCTATTTCGATATGACCGAGAGCCCCGTCGACAAGATCCAATACCCGCAACTAATGGCTCATCTATCTGGTTACCACCGGACTTAGAAATCGCAGATTCAACCCAAGCTACAGAAATTTATCGTGCTATGGTCCTTCAACAGGCGATTAGAGCTCATCGGGGTGGAGCAGCATATGCAAATATTGAGAGGAGCGCTTTGCAAAATGATGTCTATCTTTTGCTTGAGGCCTATGCCGCCGACGAGGAATTGGTAACGCTATTACCCGGCATCACGGAAACAGTAAACAAGTTACGCGGGAAAGCTCTTAAAAAAAGACCCGCTTTAGCAACGTTTTCTGATGCGCGGAAACCGCTCGAACTATTCCTGCGTAGACTTTTAAAAACGCAATGTGGTCATCCAGATAAGGATATTCCTCTTACCATCACACCAGATGGTTCTTTGAACAATGTCTCGGAAGTTATACGAACTTTTCAACTATTGCCAACCGGTGTTGATGAACGTTATCTTGGTCCCTCTCCATTAGTGAAGGATTGGTGGACAGGTGAACTCCGGCCTCCCTCCCCACAACATGACGTTATTCCGACAGCAATGGAACAAGATAATGGCGAAGATCTAAACAGTACGCCGAGATCAGCAAGGCTTTCCCGCCGCCCCGATGAACGCGAAGCCACAAAAGAGGAACAAAACGAGAACCCAGAATCGGGGATCTGGATGGTTCAGGCCGATGAGTCACATCCACATGCAGAAGATCCCTTTGGACTTCAACGACCAACAGATCGAGATCGGGACACCAGCGCCGATGAATTTGGTGAAATGGTTTCCGAGCTCGCTAATGCACGCCTGGTTTCTACACCAGGTCGGCCAAAGGAAGTGCTTCTATCAGACGATCCTCCAGATGCTCGTGCACGAAAGGAACTTAAAGCGGCAATAGTTGAAGGTAAAGGTTTCAGCTATCCAGAATGGGACTATCGCGAGCAAATTTACCGTGAACCAGGAGCGACTATTCGAGTACTTTCTTCTCAGGAGGGCTCACAAAACTGGGTCGACAATACCCTGGCCGCCCATGAATCCATGCTTCAGTCAATACGCAAACGCTTCGAAATGCTACAGGCACGCCGAGTAACGCGTCGTAAACAGCTTGACGGGGATGATATTGATCTTAATGCTTACACAGACAGTTATGCGGATTTTCGTGCCGGTAAATATTTGGCCGAGGCTTTGTACCAAACACGACGTTATACTGATCGTAACATGGCTATCACTCTCCTTATTGACATCAGTGGCTCCACCGACAGTTGGGTTTCAGCGAACCGACGAGTAATTGATGTAGAAAGAGAAGCGCTTCTTCTGGTTTGCGTTGCTCTTGAGGGCCTGGGCGAACCATATTCCGTTCAGGCCTTTTCCGGTGAAGGCCCCAATGCAGTTACTATTCGACAAATCAAAGACTTTGATGAGCGCTATAACAATGATATTGCCCTTAAAATTAGTGCCTTAGAGCCACAGCACTATACTCGTACTGGAGCCGCCATACGTCATGCGACATCAGGCCTTATGCATCAGCCTGCAGCTCACAGACTGCTATTATTGATTTCCGATGGTAAACCTAGTGACAAAGACGATTATGAAGGTCGTTATGGTGTAGAGGATATGCGTCAATCAGTCACTGAATCAAAGTTGCAAGGCATTCATTGCTTCTGTTTGACCATCGATCGTCAGGCGGCGAACTACCTTCCTCGTATTTTTGGGTCTGGTGGATATGCGCTCTTGACCAAACCCGAATTATTATCGACAGCCTTGTTAGATTGGATGAGGCGACTGGTGAGTGCTTAA